Within the Senegalia massiliensis genome, the region TTCAGAAGATGATTTTGTCATTGCTTTACCTGATGAAACAAATCAAAGTTCAATAGAAGCTTATGATGAGGTAATAATTGAAAAAAATATAATTGAGAATTATATGGATAAATAGGAGGTAATTAAAATTTCAATTAAAGAAAATATTAAATTGATAGAAGGAAAAATAGAAGATGCATGTAATAGAGCAAATAGAAATAGATCTGATGTAAAATTAATTGCTGTTACAAAAACTCAATCTATAGAATCCATAGAAGAAATAATTGATTCTGGATTATATCATATAGGAGAAAATAAAGTTCAAGAAATAATGGATAAATATGATAGTCTAAATAAAGAAGAGTTAAATTGGCACATGATAGGACATTTACAATCTAATAAGGTTAAATACATAATAGATAAAATGAATTTATTTCATTCTCTTGACAGGCTATCTCTTGCTAAAGAGCTTAATAAAAGAGCTAGAAAAATTGATAGAGTAGTTGATGTATTAATACAAGTAAATGTTGCAGAAGAAGAAAGTAAGTTTGGGATAAAAAAACAGGAGATATGGGATTTTATAGAATCTCTTAAAAAATATCCTTTTATAGCTGTAAAAGGTCTTATGGTAATGGCTCCATTTGATGAGGAACCTGAAAATATAAGGTATGTATTTAAAGAAGCAAAATCTTTATTTGAAGATATAAAGAAAAAAGAAATTCCTTATATAGATATGAAATATCTTTCAATGGGGATGACTAATGATTTTGAAATTGCAATTGAAGAAGGATCAAATTTAGTAAGAGTTGGTACAGGTATTTTTGGTAAAAGAAAATAAGGAGGAATAAAAATGGCAGAAAAGGGAAGCATTTTTAATAAAGTAAAATATTTTGTAGGGCTAGAAGACTTAGATGAAGAGTATGATGATTTTGAAGAAGAAGAAGAGTATGTAGAAGAAGAAAAAAATTCTAGAAGATCCAATAAACAAAAAAAAGTATTTAATATTCATACTAACAATAATATGAAACTTGTAATTCATGAGCCTGAAATATATGAAGATATTGCTAAGGCTATAGATGATGTAAAAAGTAGAAAACCTGTAGTACTTAATTTGCAACAAATGGATGATGATGAGAAAAGAAAAGCATTTGATTTTACAAGTGGAGCAATCTATACATTAGAGGGTAATATTCAAAAAGTTGCAATAGATATATTTATTTTAGCTCCAAGCAATGTAGAAATAGATGGAATTATACATGAGGAATTAAAAAACAAGGGTATTTTTCCATGGCAGAAATAATTAAGAGGTGGATTTAGTGATAGATAATTATGTGTTAATTAGGGCAGTAAGAATGTTTATACAGGTACTTAAGATTTTAGTAATAGCAAGGATTTTTCTTAGTTTAATAATAAGAGATTTAAGAAATCCTTTGTTAAATTCAATTTATAGAATAACAGAGCCGATTTTATATCCTTTTAGAGTGCTTATAAGTAAATTAGGAGTAAGTACTGGAATGTTTGATTTTTCTCCTTTATTAGCTTTTTTAGCTTTGGATATAGTTGGAACCTTTATTATTAGGTTATTAATATAGGAGCAAATATGATTGATGACAAAAAGAAATATTTGGAACATATAGATGATAAAAATGAAATCATTAATTTGAGGAAATTATTAGATAACATAGAAATTGTTATGCGAGACAAAAATATTATATCAACTGATTTTTTGAATCCATATCAAAGAAAACTTTCTTATTCTATATTAAATAGATTTATGGATATAAGTTATCATGAAGAAGGCGGCTATGATAATGCAGAAAGAAAAATGATAATTTTATATCCCGAATATCTAAGTTATACTAAATTTAATGATATAATATCCGTTTTAGAAATTACTAGTAATTATGATTTTTCTAAAATAAGTCATAAAGATATATTAGGTTCTTTTATGGGACTTGGAATTAAAAGAGAAAAAATTGGAGATATTATTATTTCAGATGAATATGCACAGATAATAATATCTCCTGAATTAAAAGATTACATAATTTTAAATTTAGAAAAAATTGGAACCCAGTCTGTTACAATTAAAGAAATATGCAAGCAAGATATTATAGAATATGAAAAAAAACATAAAAAAATATATACAACAGTTTCTTCGCTTCGTTTGGATGTAATAGTTAGTTCAATTTTTAATTTGTCAAGAAAAGATAGCTCAAACATGATTAAATCTGGTAAAGTTAAAGTTGATTTTAAACCGATAGATAATATATCTTATAATCTAAATGGTGGGGAGTTAATATCTGTTAGAAAAAAAGGTAGAGTTAAGTTTGAAGATATATTAGGTGAAAGTAAGAAAGGAAAATTAAGAATACTAATATATAAATACATATAATAAGGAGGCATAAAAATGTTAACACCACTTGACATTCAAAATAAGGAATTTAACAAAGGCGTTAGGGGATATAATATAAAAGAAGTTGAAACATTTTTAGATGAAATAATTTCTGATTATGAAAGATTACATAAAGAGAATATAGAATTAAAAGATAAGATGTCTGCTTTAAATGATAAGGTAAAATACTATAATAGTATGGAAGATACATTACAAAAGACATTGGTAGTTGCTCAAAAAACTGCTGAAGAAGTGAATTATACAGCTAAAGAAAAAAGTGACAATATAATAGAAGAAGCTGAAAGAAAGTCACGAGAAATAATAGATAATGCAAATAAAGAAGTTATGAATATAAAGCAAGAATATGAAGAAGTAAAAAAAGAAATGCTTCTCTTTAAAATGAAATTTAAAACATTACTTAAATCACAGTTAGAAATGTCAGAAGAACTTTTTGTAGAAGAAAATATAATGATTGAAGAATAAGGGGGAAACCCCTTTTTTATTGTTAAAAATAAAGGGTAAGGAGCTGTTAAAATGATATTTGGAATTATAGGTGCAATGGATGAAGAAATTGAAAAAATAAAAAATGAAATGGAAATAGAAAAAAAGTCTGTTAAAGCTAAAACTACTTTTTATAAAGGGGTATTTGAGGGTAAAAAAATAGTATTAGTAAGGTGCGGCATAGGAAAAGTAAATGCAGCAATTATAACTCAGCTATTAATTAGTGAATATGAAGTTGATATCATAATAAATACAGGAGTTGCTGGAGGAGTAAAAGAAGAAATAGAAATAGGAGATATAGTTGTATCAACAGATGTTTTAGAACATGATTTTGATGCAACAAGCTTTGGATATCCTTTAGGACAAATCCCTAGATTAGAAGTATTAGCATTTAATGCTGATAAATATTTAATAGAATTGGCTATAAATTCTTCTGAGAAAGAATTAGAATATGGAAGTGTATATAAAGGCAGAATAGTATCAGGAGATATTTTTGTATCATCAAAAGAAATTAAAAAAAGGTTATGGGATAATTTTGATGCATATTGTGTAGAGATGGAAGGAGCTGCAATTGGACATACTGCTTATATAAATAACAAACCTTTTTTAATTATAAGATCAATCTCAGATAAGGCTGATGGTTCAGCAAATGATAATTTTAATGAGTTTGTTGATTTAGCTAGTGAGAGATCATTTGGAATATTAAAAAGGATTTTAAAGAGTTATAAGCAGTAAGTATGGAGGAATTAGAATGAAATTAAGATATATCGGTAGAAAAGATGGAAAAGATAAAATAATAGATCTAGGTAATGGAATTAAAATAGGAGATGGAGAGTTCAACATTATAGCTGGTCCTTGTTCAATAGAAAGTAGAGAACAAATTGAAAAAGTATCTTTATTTCTAGCTGAGAAAGGAGTTAAAATCCTTAGAGGTGGTGCATTTAAACCTAGAACATCACCATATTCTTTTCAA harbors:
- a CDS encoding YggS family pyridoxal phosphate-dependent enzyme, whose product is MKENIKLIEGKIEDACNRANRNRSDVKLIAVTKTQSIESIEEIIDSGLYHIGENKVQEIMDKYDSLNKEELNWHMIGHLQSNKVKYIIDKMNLFHSLDRLSLAKELNKRARKIDRVVDVLIQVNVAEEESKFGIKKQEIWDFIESLKKYPFIAVKGLMVMAPFDEEPENIRYVFKEAKSLFEDIKKKEIPYIDMKYLSMGMTNDFEIAIEEGSNLVRVGTGIFGKRK
- a CDS encoding cell division protein SepF — encoded protein: MAEKGSIFNKVKYFVGLEDLDEEYDDFEEEEEYVEEEKNSRRSNKQKKVFNIHTNNNMKLVIHEPEIYEDIAKAIDDVKSRKPVVLNLQQMDDDEKRKAFDFTSGAIYTLEGNIQKVAIDIFILAPSNVEIDGIIHEELKNKGIFPWQK
- a CDS encoding YggT family protein, producing MIDNYVLIRAVRMFIQVLKILVIARIFLSLIIRDLRNPLLNSIYRITEPILYPFRVLISKLGVSTGMFDFSPLLAFLALDIVGTFIIRLLI
- a CDS encoding RNA-binding protein; translated protein: MIDDKKKYLEHIDDKNEIINLRKLLDNIEIVMRDKNIISTDFLNPYQRKLSYSILNRFMDISYHEEGGYDNAERKMIILYPEYLSYTKFNDIISVLEITSNYDFSKISHKDILGSFMGLGIKREKIGDIIISDEYAQIIISPELKDYIILNLEKIGTQSVTIKEICKQDIIEYEKKHKKIYTTVSSLRLDVIVSSIFNLSRKDSSNMIKSGKVKVDFKPIDNISYNLNGGELISVRKKGRVKFEDILGESKKGKLRILIYKYI
- a CDS encoding DivIVA domain-containing protein yields the protein MLTPLDIQNKEFNKGVRGYNIKEVETFLDEIISDYERLHKENIELKDKMSALNDKVKYYNSMEDTLQKTLVVAQKTAEEVNYTAKEKSDNIIEEAERKSREIIDNANKEVMNIKQEYEEVKKEMLLFKMKFKTLLKSQLEMSEELFVEENIMIEE
- a CDS encoding 5'-methylthioadenosine/adenosylhomocysteine nucleosidase — encoded protein: MIFGIIGAMDEEIEKIKNEMEIEKKSVKAKTTFYKGVFEGKKIVLVRCGIGKVNAAIITQLLISEYEVDIIINTGVAGGVKEEIEIGDIVVSTDVLEHDFDATSFGYPLGQIPRLEVLAFNADKYLIELAINSSEKELEYGSVYKGRIVSGDIFVSSKEIKKRLWDNFDAYCVEMEGAAIGHTAYINNKPFLIIRSISDKADGSANDNFNEFVDLASERSFGILKRILKSYKQ